One window of the Amycolatopsis mediterranei genome contains the following:
- a CDS encoding RIP homotypic interaction motif-containing protein has product MTDEDEDGFGSDWIFGSVPWREISEPGPHTEEPLIDAWWHGTRVTVVAPGVIEEWAATAQAAFFPTADVDAQVIDVPATLAEEGLTGPLPRNALVVKNCAGIQIGNWNKQTNIHKFRVEDVRITLDQALARSFATSVPTPEAVKSRTKVAIWNSRGVQVGDFNRQRNVFRHVVTGPEIALGRGDTAIVDQLRDGQVDAAERALVKLVRREFERDAAQLYTALDVTCNERLPVPPPIVENTFGGEYGLGNEQKVREDITVTGVNATDLIDTLVELLLEAEALKGPSPGEEAVGLEPVDLEPPAPLDLEDIVLEAEPDPFTIKPVEREPIPPPVIDEPARDPWFRW; this is encoded by the coding sequence GTGACGGATGAGGACGAAGACGGCTTCGGCAGCGACTGGATCTTCGGCTCGGTGCCCTGGCGGGAGATCAGCGAGCCGGGGCCCCACACCGAAGAGCCGCTGATCGACGCGTGGTGGCACGGCACCCGGGTCACCGTCGTCGCGCCCGGCGTCATCGAGGAGTGGGCGGCGACGGCGCAGGCGGCCTTCTTTCCGACGGCGGACGTCGACGCGCAAGTCATCGACGTCCCGGCGACCTTGGCCGAGGAGGGACTCACCGGCCCGCTGCCGCGGAACGCGCTGGTCGTCAAGAACTGTGCCGGGATTCAGATCGGGAACTGGAACAAGCAGACGAACATCCACAAGTTCCGGGTCGAGGACGTGCGGATCACCCTCGACCAGGCACTGGCCCGGAGCTTCGCCACCAGCGTGCCGACGCCGGAGGCGGTGAAGAGCCGGACGAAGGTGGCGATCTGGAACTCCCGCGGCGTGCAGGTGGGCGACTTCAACCGGCAACGCAACGTGTTCCGCCACGTCGTCACCGGCCCCGAAATCGCACTGGGCCGCGGGGACACCGCGATCGTGGACCAGTTGCGTGACGGGCAGGTCGACGCGGCCGAGCGGGCGCTCGTCAAGCTGGTGCGGCGGGAATTCGAGCGGGATGCGGCGCAGCTCTACACGGCGCTCGACGTGACGTGCAACGAACGGCTCCCGGTTCCGCCGCCGATCGTGGAGAACACGTTCGGTGGCGAGTACGGGCTCGGCAACGAGCAGAAGGTCCGCGAAGACATCACCGTCACCGGGGTGAACGCCACCGACCTGATCGACACCCTGGTCGAATTGCTGCTCGAAGCCGAGGCGCTGAAGGGCCCGTCACCCGGCGAAGAGGCGGTCGGCTTGGAGCCGGTGGACCTCGAGCCACCCGCCCCTCTCGATCTCGAAGACATCGTGCTCGAAGCCGAGCCGGATCCGTTCACGATCAAGCCGGTGGAACGCGAGCCGATCCCGCCGCCGGTCATCGACGAGCCCGCTCGAGACCCCTGGTTCCGCTGGTGA
- a CDS encoding FkbM family methyltransferase: MERLVPDVTGCDPALAGRMLATVACIDADGIPKVADAGACRDHEGGRVQVMHNGLLVEEGGYYGAWMSEIIRALRGHHEPQEEIVFHRILERLAADGGAPAMIEFGSFWTYYGLWFCHTIPTGRVVGLEPDPAWIDVGRRNAALNDCEDRIRFVRGALGDAPGEPLAFEAESDGQVHHVPQYDLASLLAETGLDRADLVLADVQGAETVLLARARGDLEAGRVRFLVVSTHHYTISGDPLTHQNALRLLLDAGAHVIAEHTVGESVSGDGLIAVSFDPRDKDFTVPVTHARHRDSLGGELEYDLAAALAARAEAQESAKAATHHAGLLDEQLGHLRAELARTAAERDEYRTELEAVFATKLWRWAKKPREIYGRLTNRH, encoded by the coding sequence GTGGAGCGGCTGGTTCCCGACGTCACGGGATGCGATCCGGCGCTGGCCGGCCGGATGCTGGCCACCGTGGCCTGCATCGACGCCGACGGCATCCCGAAGGTCGCCGACGCGGGGGCGTGCCGCGACCACGAGGGCGGCCGCGTGCAGGTCATGCACAACGGCCTGCTCGTCGAGGAGGGCGGGTACTACGGCGCCTGGATGTCCGAGATCATCCGGGCCCTGCGCGGCCACCACGAACCGCAGGAAGAGATCGTCTTCCACCGGATTCTCGAACGCCTGGCCGCCGACGGCGGGGCGCCCGCCATGATCGAGTTCGGCAGCTTCTGGACCTACTACGGCCTCTGGTTCTGCCACACCATCCCCACCGGCCGGGTCGTCGGCCTCGAGCCGGACCCCGCCTGGATCGACGTCGGCCGCCGCAACGCCGCGCTCAACGACTGCGAAGACCGCATCCGGTTCGTCCGGGGCGCCCTCGGCGACGCCCCCGGCGAGCCACTGGCCTTCGAGGCCGAGAGCGACGGGCAGGTGCACCACGTCCCCCAGTACGACCTGGCCTCACTGCTGGCCGAAACCGGCCTGGACCGGGCCGACCTCGTCCTGGCCGACGTCCAGGGGGCCGAGACGGTCCTGCTCGCCCGCGCCCGCGGCGACCTCGAGGCCGGGCGGGTGCGGTTCCTGGTCGTCTCCACCCACCACTACACCATCTCCGGCGACCCGCTCACCCACCAGAACGCCCTGCGGCTCCTGCTCGACGCCGGCGCGCACGTCATCGCCGAGCACACGGTCGGCGAATCCGTCAGCGGCGACGGCCTCATCGCGGTGTCCTTCGACCCGCGTGACAAGGACTTCACCGTCCCGGTCACCCATGCCCGCCACCGCGACTCCTTGGGCGGCGAACTCGAGTACGACCTCGCCGCCGCGCTGGCGGCGCGCGCCGAAGCGCAGGAGTCCGCCAAGGCGGCCACCCACCACGCCGGCCTGCTCGACGAACAGCTCGGGCACCTCCGAGCCGAGCTGGCCCGCACGGCAGCCGAGCGCGACGAGTACCGGACGGAACTCGAGGCCGTCTTCGCCACCAAGCTCTGGCGCTGGGCCAAGAAGCCCCGGGAGATCTACGGCCGCCTGACCAACCGGCACTGA
- a CDS encoding DUF72 domain-containing protein produces MWSHKAWPGRFLPQSLPAKERLRAYAGWCNAVEGNTTFYATPARATVETWAQQTDPGFRFVVKLPKVVTHERRLAGVEAEMRAFLDAIEPLGERAVLWTQLPGSFGPADVDALGRFLRRLPAGNRRAVEVRHPGFFTDAGSTSLLEETLAGAHAEWVPFDTTVFFRRPPESEVERETWTMKPRLPRRTRALTDRPVVRYLGRDSAEETIEGWRPWTAVVAGWLREGRSPTVFVHTPDNNDAPALARRFHDDVRALVPGLDPLPEPAPVEPATLF; encoded by the coding sequence ATGTGGTCCCACAAGGCGTGGCCCGGGCGGTTCCTGCCGCAGTCGCTGCCGGCGAAGGAACGGCTGCGGGCCTACGCCGGCTGGTGCAACGCGGTCGAAGGCAACACCACCTTCTACGCGACTCCGGCCCGGGCGACCGTCGAAACCTGGGCGCAGCAGACCGATCCCGGCTTCCGGTTCGTGGTCAAGCTGCCCAAGGTCGTCACGCACGAGCGCCGGCTCGCCGGGGTCGAAGCCGAGATGCGGGCGTTCCTGGACGCGATCGAACCCCTCGGCGAGCGGGCGGTCCTGTGGACCCAGCTGCCCGGTTCGTTCGGCCCCGCGGACGTCGACGCCCTCGGCCGCTTCCTGCGCCGGCTCCCCGCCGGCAACCGGCGCGCCGTGGAGGTGCGCCACCCCGGGTTCTTCACCGACGCCGGCTCGACGTCGCTGCTGGAGGAGACGCTCGCCGGCGCGCACGCCGAGTGGGTGCCGTTCGACACCACGGTCTTCTTCCGGCGCCCGCCGGAGAGCGAGGTCGAACGCGAAACCTGGACCATGAAACCGCGGCTGCCGCGGCGGACGCGGGCCCTGACCGACCGGCCGGTCGTCCGCTACCTGGGCCGGGACTCGGCCGAGGAGACGATCGAGGGGTGGCGGCCGTGGACGGCGGTGGTCGCGGGCTGGCTGCGCGAGGGCCGGTCGCCGACGGTGTTCGTGCACACCCCCGACAACAACGACGCTCCGGCACTCGCCCGCCGGTTCCACGACGACGTGCGCGCGCTGGTGCCCGGACTCGACCCCCTGCCCGAGCCGGCGCCGGTCGAGCCCGCGACCCTGTTCTGA
- a CDS encoding L,D-transpeptidase — translation MIRIAGLGLVALLLAACSGETGTVGAAQPAGAIGAAGAPGTATVPGVPAATVAFGGGDQLSPKDPIVVKASGGTLQAVAVTNPQTGNAVKGELSPDKTTWTSSDRLRYASTYQVVATAVNQAGAASEQRGEVHTVKPAGVATPALFQSASGDFGVGLIIGLKFDHDITDKATVEKSFKVTSSPAQEGGWYWVGKREVHFRPKDYWKAGSTVKLETTTFGTPIGGGLYGGQDVSATYKVHDSWIAKADGKTHQIKAFHNGQLVRTAPTSMGKTADTPPRGATPTFNGTHTVLGKEDHKIMDSCTYGVCEGDPGYYSAPENWNVRISNDGEYLHENLKTVSVQGSDNVSNGCLNMNTDNAKWFFDTFNVGDVVEVTNSGGPQLAINNGHGDWAISWAAWQAGSALHG, via the coding sequence ATGATCCGCATCGCCGGACTCGGCCTGGTGGCCCTGCTGCTGGCGGCATGTAGTGGAGAGACCGGCACCGTGGGGGCTGCGCAACCGGCCGGCGCGATCGGAGCGGCCGGAGCGCCCGGGACGGCGACCGTACCCGGGGTGCCGGCCGCGACTGTGGCGTTCGGGGGCGGGGACCAGCTGAGCCCCAAGGACCCGATCGTCGTCAAGGCGTCCGGTGGCACGTTGCAGGCGGTCGCGGTGACGAACCCGCAGACCGGCAACGCCGTCAAGGGCGAGCTCTCGCCGGACAAGACGACGTGGACCAGCTCGGACCGCCTCCGCTACGCGTCCACCTACCAGGTGGTCGCCACCGCGGTGAACCAGGCGGGCGCGGCGAGCGAGCAGCGCGGGGAAGTGCACACGGTCAAGCCGGCCGGGGTCGCGACCCCGGCGCTCTTCCAGTCGGCGTCGGGTGATTTCGGCGTCGGCCTGATCATCGGCCTGAAGTTCGACCACGACATCACCGACAAGGCCACGGTGGAGAAGTCCTTCAAGGTGACGTCCTCGCCCGCCCAGGAGGGCGGCTGGTACTGGGTCGGCAAGCGCGAGGTGCACTTCCGGCCCAAGGACTACTGGAAGGCCGGCTCGACAGTGAAGCTCGAGACCACGACCTTCGGCACGCCGATCGGCGGCGGCCTGTACGGCGGCCAGGACGTCTCGGCCACCTACAAGGTGCACGACTCCTGGATCGCCAAGGCGGACGGCAAGACGCACCAGATCAAGGCGTTCCACAACGGCCAGCTGGTGCGGACCGCGCCGACCAGCATGGGCAAGACCGCCGACACCCCGCCGCGGGGCGCGACCCCGACCTTCAACGGCACGCACACCGTGCTGGGGAAGGAGGACCACAAGATCATGGACTCCTGCACCTACGGCGTGTGCGAAGGCGACCCCGGTTACTACAGCGCACCGGAGAACTGGAACGTCCGCATCTCCAACGACGGCGAATACCTGCACGAGAACCTGAAGACGGTCAGTGTGCAGGGCAGCGACAACGTCTCCAACGGCTGCCTCAACATGAACACCGACAACGCCAAGTGGTTCTTCGACACTTTCAACGTCGGCGACGTGGTCGAGGTCACCAACTCGGGCGGCCCGCAGCTGGCCATCAACAACGGCCACGGCGACTGGGCCATCAGCTGGGCGGCCTGGCAGGCCGGGAGCGCCCTGCACGGCTGA
- a CDS encoding TIGR03619 family F420-dependent LLM class oxidoreductase has translation MPLGFSLPVFGKAAATPGGIARYAREAERAGAASLWVGDRLLSPVAPVVPYPGYDTMPEEFHTAQDPFVALAVAAAVTETAVLGSSTINATQYQPANFARLLTSLDVASNGRLLPGLGIGWSPDEYDAVGVPMSERGKRLDDLLDLLETWWTKDTVTHEGVGYKIAESDVALKPVRKPPIHLAGFGEKSLRRVAERADGWLPVWSVPEQFPADVITSTLAKLRADAEQAGRDPQALGVALRVNPDPGTDAETIAESVTRIVELVNPDHTFVDLTYLTGSIEEHLDLTGRLLELTAKG, from the coding sequence ATGCCACTGGGTTTCAGCCTTCCGGTGTTCGGCAAGGCGGCGGCCACGCCGGGCGGGATCGCGCGGTACGCGCGCGAGGCGGAACGGGCCGGCGCGGCCAGTCTCTGGGTGGGTGACCGGCTGCTGTCGCCGGTCGCGCCGGTGGTGCCGTACCCGGGCTACGACACCATGCCCGAGGAGTTCCACACCGCGCAGGACCCGTTCGTCGCGCTGGCCGTCGCCGCGGCGGTGACCGAAACCGCGGTGCTCGGTTCCAGCACCATCAACGCGACGCAGTACCAGCCCGCCAACTTCGCCCGGCTGCTGACCAGCCTCGACGTCGCGAGCAACGGCCGGCTGCTCCCGGGGCTGGGCATCGGCTGGTCCCCCGACGAGTACGACGCGGTCGGCGTGCCGATGTCCGAGCGCGGCAAGCGGCTCGACGACCTGCTCGACCTGCTCGAGACGTGGTGGACGAAGGACACCGTGACCCACGAGGGTGTCGGCTACAAGATCGCGGAGTCCGACGTTGCCCTGAAGCCCGTGCGCAAGCCGCCGATCCACCTGGCCGGCTTCGGCGAGAAGTCGCTGCGCCGGGTCGCCGAGCGAGCCGACGGCTGGCTCCCGGTCTGGTCGGTGCCCGAGCAGTTCCCCGCGGACGTGATCACCTCGACCCTGGCCAAGCTCCGCGCCGACGCCGAGCAGGCCGGCCGCGACCCGCAGGCGCTGGGGGTGGCGCTGCGGGTGAACCCCGACCCCGGCACGGACGCGGAGACCATCGCCGAGTCGGTCACCCGGATCGTCGAGCTGGTGAACCCGGACCACACGTTCGTGGACCTCACCTACCTGACCGGCAGCATCGAGGAACACCTCGACCTCACCGGCCGGCTGCTCGAGCTGACCGCCAAGGGCTGA
- a CDS encoding M1 family metallopeptidase encodes MRGVNRSRGHRVIISCALSAGLLAATSPAAEAVPAPRFTPGAPGAGDPYFPDMGNGGYDVGHYDIRLAFDPGTGAIDATTTILATATQDLSRFDLDFQGPLTISRLSVNGRNAAFTRSGAQELVITPPSGLRKGSPFVVSVSYAGVPQKIDDPALGLSGWVATKDGAVALNQPIGAATYYPVNDTTDDKATYTQTITVPAGLTVLANGEPGPNTTRDHQTTFRWSMNRPMASELSMLAIGHYDVTRGVTAGGLPNITAIGQSIDTKPGQGQVFNQTTAQVVQWESSVYGPYPFDSTGGILADVGVHYALETQSRPVYDQDTSDVDGDLLAHELGHQWFGDSLTPVHWSDIWLNEGFATYSEWLYQEKFNGVPVQQTFAKTYTDEKDWTGAVADPGRDNIFNDLVYNRGAMTLQALRMKIGDRAFFEVLTLWPTLHRYGNVSTRQFIQFVERLTHRNLDSFFQTWLYQPGKPAL; translated from the coding sequence ATGCGAGGCGTCAACCGTAGCCGTGGTCACCGGGTGATCATCTCCTGTGCGCTGTCCGCCGGTCTGCTGGCCGCGACGAGCCCGGCAGCGGAGGCGGTCCCAGCGCCACGGTTCACCCCCGGTGCACCCGGCGCCGGGGATCCGTACTTCCCCGACATGGGCAACGGCGGCTACGACGTCGGCCACTACGACATCCGGCTGGCGTTCGACCCCGGCACCGGCGCGATCGACGCGACCACGACGATCCTCGCCACGGCCACCCAGGACCTCTCCCGCTTCGACCTGGACTTCCAGGGACCGCTGACGATCAGCAGGCTCTCGGTGAACGGCCGCAACGCCGCCTTCACCCGCAGCGGCGCCCAGGAGCTGGTGATCACCCCGCCGTCCGGCCTGCGGAAGGGCAGCCCGTTCGTCGTCTCGGTGAGCTACGCCGGCGTCCCGCAGAAGATCGACGACCCGGCGCTGGGCCTCTCCGGCTGGGTCGCCACCAAGGACGGCGCGGTCGCGCTCAACCAGCCCATCGGCGCGGCGACCTACTACCCGGTGAACGACACCACCGACGACAAAGCGACCTACACCCAGACCATCACCGTGCCGGCCGGGCTCACCGTGCTGGCCAACGGCGAACCCGGGCCCAACACCACCCGCGACCACCAGACGACCTTCCGCTGGTCCATGAACCGGCCGATGGCCAGCGAGCTGAGCATGCTCGCGATCGGCCACTACGACGTCACCCGCGGCGTGACGGCCGGCGGCCTGCCGAACATCACCGCGATCGGCCAGTCGATCGACACCAAGCCCGGGCAGGGACAGGTGTTCAACCAGACCACGGCGCAGGTCGTCCAATGGGAATCCTCGGTGTACGGGCCGTACCCGTTCGACTCGACCGGCGGCATCCTCGCCGACGTCGGCGTCCACTACGCCCTCGAGACCCAGAGCCGGCCGGTCTACGACCAGGACACCAGCGACGTCGACGGCGACCTGCTCGCCCACGAACTCGGCCACCAGTGGTTCGGCGACAGCCTCACCCCGGTGCACTGGTCGGACATCTGGCTCAACGAAGGCTTCGCGACCTACTCCGAGTGGCTCTACCAGGAGAAGTTCAACGGCGTCCCGGTGCAGCAGACCTTCGCGAAGACCTACACCGACGAGAAGGATTGGACCGGCGCAGTCGCCGACCCCGGCCGTGACAACATCTTCAACGACCTGGTCTACAACCGCGGCGCGATGACCCTGCAGGCGCTGCGGATGAAGATCGGCGATCGCGCGTTCTTCGAGGTGCTCACGCTGTGGCCGACGCTGCACCGGTACGGCAACGTCTCGACGCGGCAATTCATCCAGTTCGTCGAGCGGCTGACCCACCGCAACCTCGACTCGTTCTTCCAGACCTGGCTCTACCAGCCGGGCAAGCCGGCACTCTGA
- a CDS encoding MarR family winged helix-turn-helix transcriptional regulator: MEGRDAGRELSTAVVAFHEAVGASLGVTAVDQRALAVIAGAGSVSAGDLAKEIGLTPGAVTGVVDRLERAGLAHRAPDPADRRRLVITAVPGAFRKLFAGLDAAMAKLMARYSPAEQAVIAGWVANTAEILREQTRLLTKR, from the coding sequence ATGGAAGGTCGGGACGCCGGACGTGAGCTCAGCACCGCCGTGGTGGCGTTCCACGAGGCGGTGGGGGCGAGCCTGGGCGTGACGGCGGTCGACCAGCGCGCTCTCGCCGTGATCGCGGGGGCCGGGTCGGTGTCGGCGGGCGACCTGGCCAAGGAGATCGGCCTGACCCCGGGCGCGGTGACCGGCGTGGTCGATCGGCTCGAACGCGCGGGGCTGGCCCATCGCGCCCCGGACCCGGCCGACCGCCGCCGGCTGGTGATCACGGCGGTGCCCGGAGCGTTCAGGAAGCTGTTCGCCGGCCTCGACGCGGCAATGGCGAAGCTGATGGCCCGCTATTCCCCGGCCGAGCAGGCGGTGATCGCGGGCTGGGTGGCGAACACCGCCGAGATCCTGCGCGAACAGACCCGGCTTCTCACGAAGAGATAG
- a CDS encoding MFS transporter: MGRDQCREVVRPPRAQAQGGLGPGPRYGQGDRHVVHFCAARLAGITIDGGGSRKLRAKDHGSTKVKLGGRFHRLFAATLVSATGTGMHAAALPLLVLQITSSPVALSLVVVAVELPWVLVSLYAGVVVDRLDRRRVMVWADAGRFAVLAALVVLILTSRVNLVWLVLAAFALGVGQVFFDLAAQSAVPDFVSRDPRHLSTANGRIAAAESNGEDFVGPPLGSALFGVWNVLPFAGNALSFAASGVLIRSIRADGTTEVPSGTLRKSARLEIVEGIRWLLGNRTLRALAVITCLSNVVASAQFAMLALLAKQVLRLPDVGFGLLLTATAVGATAGGLAASAVSKRFGPGAVLLAGKGGVGVAVLGLGLVADVWVAAFMMMATGALTTAQNVVVSTLRQQIVPRRLLGRVLSSSRMVVMIGGPIGAALSGILADAFGVRIPYVAGGVFLILLTLVAYPRLNNRALASATEASAVRTGEPG; this comes from the coding sequence ATGGGCCGCGACCAGTGCCGGGAGGTCGTCCGGCCGCCACGGGCGCAAGCGCAGGGCGGGCTCGGACCCGGTCCGCGGTACGGTCAAGGTGATCGTCACGTCGTCCATTTTTGCGCGGCGCGGCTCGCGGGGATCACCATCGACGGTGGGGGAAGTCGCAAATTGCGGGCGAAGGACCACGGCAGCACCAAGGTGAAACTGGGCGGCCGCTTCCACCGGCTCTTCGCCGCCACGCTCGTTTCGGCCACCGGCACCGGCATGCACGCGGCCGCGCTGCCCCTGCTGGTCCTGCAGATCACCAGTAGCCCGGTGGCGTTGAGCCTGGTCGTCGTGGCCGTCGAGCTTCCCTGGGTGCTGGTTTCGCTGTACGCCGGTGTCGTGGTCGATCGACTCGACCGCAGGCGGGTGATGGTGTGGGCGGACGCCGGTCGGTTCGCGGTCCTGGCCGCTCTCGTGGTCCTGATCCTGACTTCGCGGGTGAACCTGGTGTGGCTGGTGCTCGCGGCCTTCGCCCTCGGCGTGGGGCAGGTCTTCTTCGACCTCGCGGCTCAGTCGGCGGTTCCCGATTTCGTGTCACGAGACCCTCGGCACCTGTCCACTGCGAACGGGCGGATCGCCGCGGCGGAAAGCAACGGCGAGGACTTCGTGGGGCCGCCGCTGGGCTCCGCGTTGTTCGGGGTGTGGAACGTCCTGCCGTTCGCGGGCAACGCACTCTCGTTCGCGGCCAGCGGTGTGCTGATCCGGTCGATCCGGGCCGACGGCACGACCGAAGTGCCGTCCGGCACCCTACGCAAAAGCGCGCGGCTGGAAATCGTCGAAGGTATCCGGTGGCTGCTCGGAAACCGCACCCTGCGGGCACTGGCCGTGATCACCTGCCTCAGCAACGTCGTCGCCTCGGCTCAGTTCGCGATGCTGGCCCTGCTGGCCAAGCAGGTTCTCCGGCTTCCGGACGTCGGTTTCGGCTTGTTGCTGACGGCCACCGCGGTGGGGGCGACGGCCGGCGGGCTGGCGGCCTCGGCCGTCAGCAAGCGATTCGGCCCGGGTGCGGTGCTGCTCGCGGGCAAAGGCGGCGTGGGGGTGGCCGTTCTGGGGCTGGGGCTGGTCGCCGATGTGTGGGTTGCGGCGTTCATGATGATGGCCACCGGCGCGCTGACGACCGCGCAGAACGTCGTCGTCAGCACACTCCGCCAGCAGATCGTGCCCCGCCGCCTCTTGGGCAGGGTGCTCTCGTCGAGCCGGATGGTGGTGATGATCGGGGGCCCGATCGGCGCGGCCCTCAGTGGCATCCTCGCCGACGCGTTCGGCGTCCGGATCCCGTACGTGGCCGGAGGGGTTTTCCTGATCCTGCTGACGCTGGTGGCCTATCCCCGGCTGAACAACCGCGCGCTGGCGAGCGCCACGGAAGCATCGGCCGTGCGGACGGGAGAGCCCGGATAG